The proteins below are encoded in one region of Streptomyces sp. NBC_00490:
- a CDS encoding sigma factor yields MDRGPDDETVPIAELLDERRRLLNVAYWMLGRSQDADDVVAETYRRWYGLCDEYRIRIAEPRSWLVKTVGGICLERLAPTGRSDPDPVGAAPPQDLADEVSHALLEALDTLSPAERAAFVLNDVFGMAPGTVAAVVGQTEQECGELAARARHSLRTRWAHPTTPQQHDRMVRAVRQACAAENPDRLTSLLAPDATVFFDGGGKVRTLTRPVHGARRVTHSLLTLLAGRPRTTLNCRSVNGRTAIVVRYADEVAAVISLDVAGEHVVQIWAVLNPDKLRHWNRAATQEK; encoded by the coding sequence ATGGACCGGGGACCGGACGACGAAACCGTGCCGATCGCGGAACTGCTCGACGAGCGACGCCGACTGCTCAACGTGGCCTACTGGATGCTGGGCCGCAGCCAGGACGCCGACGACGTCGTGGCCGAGACCTACCGGCGCTGGTACGGCCTGTGCGACGAGTACCGGATCCGCATCGCCGAACCCCGGTCCTGGCTGGTGAAGACCGTCGGCGGTATCTGTCTGGAGCGCTTGGCGCCGACCGGCCGGTCGGACCCGGACCCGGTCGGCGCGGCACCCCCTCAGGACCTGGCCGACGAGGTGAGCCATGCCCTTCTGGAGGCGCTGGACACGCTGTCACCGGCCGAGCGGGCCGCATTCGTCCTCAACGATGTGTTCGGGATGGCTCCGGGGACGGTCGCCGCCGTCGTCGGACAGACGGAACAAGAATGCGGCGAACTCGCCGCCAGAGCCCGGCACAGCCTTCGGACCAGGTGGGCACACCCCACGACACCGCAGCAGCACGATCGTATGGTCCGAGCGGTCCGGCAGGCCTGCGCGGCGGAGAACCCCGACCGCCTGACGTCCCTCCTGGCACCGGACGCCACCGTGTTCTTCGACGGAGGCGGCAAGGTCAGGACCCTGACCCGGCCCGTCCACGGCGCACGGCGCGTCACCCACAGCCTGCTGACCCTCCTGGCCGGTCGCCCCCGCACCACCCTGAACTGCCGGTCCGTCAACGGCCGCACCGCAATCGTGGTGCGCTACGCCGACGAGGTCGCCGCGGTCATCAGCCTGGACGTCGCGGGCGAGCACGTCGTGCAGATCTGGGCGGTCCTCAACCCGGACAAGCTCCGCCACTGGAACCGGGCGGCCACGCAGGAGAAATGA
- a CDS encoding TolB family protein, with amino-acid sequence MSGRAVTVSGLSLWTALLLAFTGTTAGAAQHAPRTERVSTAADGTQGDGASSAAVTTPNGRYIAFRSSATNLVPEGVSRPGTYSYVRDLTTGEVTKIEQALSTPRLSADGRWAAYTDWGSRNINVFLSDLSTGTRIRVGAPDGRDTASSPTISEDGRYIAYRWARAP; translated from the coding sequence ATGTCCGGCAGAGCAGTGACCGTGTCCGGCCTTTCCTTATGGACGGCGCTGCTGCTCGCGTTCACCGGAACGACCGCCGGTGCCGCGCAGCACGCGCCCCGGACGGAGCGGGTCAGCACCGCCGCCGACGGTACCCAGGGCGACGGCGCCTCCAGTGCGGCCGTCACCACGCCGAACGGCCGCTACATCGCGTTCCGTTCGTCGGCCACCAACCTCGTGCCCGAGGGGGTCAGCCGCCCGGGCACCTACTCCTACGTCCGTGACCTGACAACCGGCGAGGTCACCAAGATCGAGCAGGCGCTGAGCACGCCCCGGCTCAGCGCCGACGGCCGCTGGGCCGCATACACCGACTGGGGCAGCCGCAACATCAATGTCTTTCTGTCCGACCTGAGCACGGGCACCAGAATCCGGGTCGGGGCCCCCGACGGCCGGGACACCGCGTCCTCGCCGACCATCAGCGAAGACGGTCGCTACATCGCCTACCGGTGGGCTCGGGCACCCTGA